The Miscanthus floridulus cultivar M001 chromosome 7, ASM1932011v1, whole genome shotgun sequence genome includes a region encoding these proteins:
- the LOC136462525 gene encoding uncharacterized protein, whose protein sequence is MVLWELTAITAYFLGLRRTYRLALRIQRRLIPPNHPRTRDFVYRRTRDVFNVAVSVHKNIQQRDIEVGRNLGNAILRWLDRMKPSAEIRPRLPGPPNGSSEQYRHVSSASRSAGAQKTASKVSPHDSSGKMLFSRLNIRPKSFPVLPTMTQPNRISASSQCRRISYTPFPSITAKSKSLMEGVFRKDIALLMV, encoded by the exons ATGGTGCTGTGGGAGCTCACGGCCATCACCGCCTACTTCCTCGGGCTCAGGCGCACCTACCGCCTCGCGCTCCGCATCCAGCGCCGCCTCATCCCGCCCAACCACCCCAGGACCCGGGACTTCGTCTACAG GCGCACACGGGATGTCTTCAATGTTGCAGTGTCAGTGCACAAGAACATTCAGCAGAGAGACATAGAGGTTGGTCGGAACCTCGGAAACGCAATCCTTCGCTGGCTTGATCGCATGAAGCCATCAGCAGAGATCCGCCCCCGTCTTCCAGGCCCACCAAACGGCAGCTCTGAGCAGTACAGACATGTTTCGAGCGCAAGCAGGAGCGCGGGGGCGCAGAAGACCGCCTCTAAAGTTTCGCCCCATGACTCCAGTGGAAAGATGCTGTTCTCGCGTCTGAACATTCGGCCCAAGTCCTTCCCTGTTCTGCCCACAATGACGCAGCCCAACAGAATCAGCGCGAGCAGCCAGTGCAGGCGCATCTCCTACACCCCGTTCCCGTCAATCACCGCGAAGAGTAAGAGTCTGATGGAGGGCGTCTTCCGCAAGGACATTGCGCTGCTGATGGTGTAA